The following DNA comes from Rosa rugosa chromosome 5, drRosRugo1.1, whole genome shotgun sequence.
TGCACTCTGAAATAGAAAACCAGAAAGACTTGTATAAGCAGCCAGTTAtgtgtacatgggaatgtgTAATTAACAAAAATGTTGACAAGAAAGTAGTGGAAATATTTTTCTTGCCATACCAAGATCAATCGAATCCCAAGCCACATGCGTTTAGGTGATGGGAAGGGAAGCATTAAGCGGCCGACACCATAGATGGCAACagcaaagaaatggagaaacaaGTGCAGTGGACGAGGGTTAAGACCAGAGAGTAGAGATACAGGTCCATATGAACAGATACCTCCAAGGCTCAAATAGCCAAAACATGCTTCACACATTTCCTGTCTTGCTGGATCCGGTGATGCACAAAACACCTTGTACAAAGCACCTGCCAATGTGTTGATGGTAGATGACACAGGCTGCAATGAAAACCAAGCACACTATCAGcaaagaagaaaccaaaaacaatgcCACATTGGAACATACAATGGCATAAAAAAGACATTTCAGTTATGAGTTATCCTAATGGCAGCTTTACCTTACGCAATGTGTAGAATGATTCAAGGTAACTGCACAAAGCAGATGCATTATTGAGATCATGTAGGGGTCTAAGGAGATCGCGGAGAAGAACAATGTCTGAAAGAGCCACGGTCATTCCTCCTCCTGTTAAAGGATGCCTCATGTTGAATGAATCCCCCAACAAAATTGCACCAGGAGTGGGAACAGGATTAGCAGCCATGCTTTTGTTTTGCATTGTTCTGATGTTTCCCTTCTCTACTGCGGCCATAAAAGCACTGTGCAGCTGTGGGGGAATCTGTAATACAAGTAGTCCTCAGATTAGTTCAGTTCAGGTGGGTATGTGTATCAACTATCAAGTGTAAACTAATCAAGTCAAAGTTGAAAACAGTTGAAGGATCATAAAAGTTGAAATCAGTAGAATTTAAAGGCTTAGCTCGTACGTAATGAAATATGTGTGCACACAAAGCTTGAAATCAATATAAAACAATTTATTTATAAAAGGATAGGTATCAATACAATTGCAGATGGAAAAGAGTACAACCATTACTACGTCGCAACATCTTATTACTTTGATCTTGTAAAAACCATATATAACTATGTAGCAACATGTTTCTTATTTCTTTGATCTTGTAAAAAGAACAAGTTAAATCCAAGAACCCTGTTTCATCAGATAACCAACTGAACCAAACGTTACCATGATACAGAAAGAATATAACAAACCCAATAGACAACAAAAAGGAAAGGTCCACTAATGCTGGGATCATGACTGACATACAAATATTAGTGAATGATACTTGAAACAAGTTATTGAAAGATACCTGAGGAGCCACCACAGTTTTCAAATAGTTAGCCATTTCACCACTAGCTACTGAAGGTACTTTTGTTCCGGGTACATCCACCAAACAACGAACCTCGGCGCTACTGATAGGATAAAACAGGATGGGTGAAGGGTCTCCCAAAATCACATGTCCATGATTTGCATGTGGAAGTTCACAGTTCTCCAAGATCAAACCAACAAAACATGAGGGACTTTCAACCTGCAACAGTAACAAATAACTCTATTGGCCTCACGAAAGAATAAACACTCCGGTGGTAAAATTGAGTTCAAATGGTTGATTTTGCCAAGGTTGGTACCCCATTGTTACCTTTGGTGCACTGAGAGACTTGCGCAGATTTGAAAAGCAGCCATCACACACGATTGTTAGTGGAGCATATGCTCTCATCTCCTCTCCAGCCTTGTTCTTGTAAATCACCCCTTTAACAATGCCCTTTTCCTCGATTAGTGTTGTCACTGATCCTTGTTCCAATTTTACACTGCAATGGAAATTCCATGGGACATGAGTAAACAATTGAAACTTGAAACAGGTTCTACCAGAGTAATCACATACAACAATCACTAAGAATAAAAGACTTATAATATAGTTAGAGGGAAATGAGGATTACTTTGAAAGAGTCATGGTTTTTTCACGCATTCTTTGGATGAAACGCCCATTGTGGAAACTTCTCCCAGCCACATCTGAACTGTATTTCTCTAAGGGATAAGTCAGTTTTGTATCCTTGCCTTCTTTGTAAAGAGCATAACCAAACACCTTCTGAGCATCAATTGACTCAATTGCACAGTCTGCAGCCACAAATATGTTCAGTGACTTAGTACTAAACattcaataaataaacaaaggAGTTCTAAATTAGCTAGGAGAGATTGCTCACCCTCGAGACCCAACTCAATCAACTTGAGATAACCCCCAGGCTGCAACAGCTCACCAACAATTCTGTCTGGCTCGGTCAAGTCTCTTTCGATGACATGCACACGACGACCTTCCTGTAACAAGAAGCAAACATATGCTCAACTCAAAATCCCAAATTAAAGACGGAGCTAATAGCTCAGCCACTACAGCAACATCTGAAATCTGAATGTGGCCACTTTAGTCGATGCCTATGTAATTCACACATTCTACACCTTAAGCCTTCTCAAATGTTACTTACAATCAGGTACAAAATCTTAgcaagagctaaaatacttTGGTTCTGTCTTGCAACTGACGATGTCAAGAGCCAAAATACTTTGGTTCTGTCTTACAACTGACAAAATCTTAGCAAGAGCTAAAATACACCTTAAGCCTTCTCAAATGTATGAAACTTCAAGTACATTTTGGACTACACAACTCAAATTATTACCCAACATAAAAAAGTGTGCAACTTTCCCCCATATCATATATTGAAAGAAGCCTCATCTGTACCAAAGAAAAGCCTCATCTATTGAGAATCAACTAATCAAGTATAATCTGACCTTGGCAAGAGTGTAAGCAAGAGCTGCACCGGCAACTCCGGCACCGACAATGACTACGTCAGTACTTTTCTCCTCCTCCATTTCCGGCTGAAACTCCCTGTTTCCAAACCCATTGCTCTTAACTCCTCCATTTAAAGCCTTGAACTTTTTGTTTCCACCAAGAGTAGTACTGATGATCATGAAAAAAACAGAGCCCAGCAAAGAAGCTAACAACACACCCAGAATATACTCATAAGACACCATCTTTAAGAAAAGTGAAAAGGAATGAAGAATGGGAATTTAGTTCTGTGTAGTTCTGTGTTTTAGTTTCTGGGATTTGTTTGGGAAGTGAAGGACTTGTGGTTATGGACAGGTGGGGAACTTGGATGGGTTTATATAGAGCTGTGTTGGAAGGAGTCGAGAAGGTGGGTGATTTCTTCTTCGAACTTTTTCTTTGGTCAGTCTCTGTTAACTTTGGGATTAAAAAAATGAAGGCGCCTGCCAAAAATGGGGCTGTGACGTTGTGTTACGGTTTGTACGAGCCCAATGGAAGAGACAAAAATTGGGTCACATCCGCTTGGGGACGATTTGCTAATCAAGGACTGCTTTGGAGGTTTCAGTGTTTCACCGTCAAGAAAACTAAGAAACGTTTTTTCAATTGATAGTTCAGaaagatttgaattttgtatttgGAACattcttccctctctctctctctctctctctctctctctctctgtttagtTTAATCGAATGAAAAGATTACAAACGAAAGAGCATGGAGAGTGAGTTGTTTGGTCAAGATTTGGAGATTAGATTAATTTGTTGTGTCCAACAGAGATGATGACCTcaacaaaaaaattaacttcTTGAAAAACATGACGGAAGAAGATGTCGTTAAATAATAAAAGGTAAAAAGTCAAAAGAAGAATTATTATTGAGGCATCAATTTTAGGTGTCATGTTATGTCACATACACACATCACTTATTTATCACATCATGCTATGTAATTCTTAAGAAAAATACTATCTTATTCTTCCAAAATATGATGCctctaaattattttatttttttcttttcttctttatattaccctcatgcttagatttaagcaacaaatattttttcttcaatcaatattttttttttttttttttgcattctATACATACTTAGATTACTATCGATTGTTGCCCAACAACATATCATATTGAATGCCAATTCTTAAAAATTTCTCAACAAAAGCAAAGCAATACACATTAATTCGATTAGTAGAATCCAATCAATAAATTTGCACATACATATATcaaggggagtgaaatccacactcctcAGATAACAATTCACACTCCATCTTCGTATTTGAAGTTTAGACATTAGACTTGACAAAACAAAatctctttattattttttcttgagaagttttattcatacctcctaaaatggtatttggacctccaacaaTTTTTGGAAGTTTTTAAATCCAACTTTGCCCTtctaaaaaaatgaacaaaatgaaagataaaaaaaattaaataaaatctgcacttctcttcttcctccttctccCTCCCCCATTCTCTTACAGCCATACATGAGGATTATTGGGTAACTTTGATTAAGGTAGAATGTTAAAGATTGCAAAAATGGAATGAAGGACAAAAAATATTGAGAAGAAGAATCGAGAAAATATTGATTGAAAAGCAATTTCTATTgcctattctttttttttttttttttttttttttgaggtagggCCAAAACGGCTGCCCTTGCGCCataaccattaatgaaaccatagaatacaaggggggggacatAGTGCCTAAACCCCATTTGACAATAAGTCTGAAGAGAACACcccaaaataatatcaggagCCTCCACTAATCCTGTGTATTCTAACACgcaccaattagcaaatagtgcacgaatggctactccaattgctttacaattttggcgacataccggaaagataatgcTCACGCGGAGCCATAATACCCAAATAAAAtaagctttcccactatgttgccaccgaaaaCTAATGTcggtgacacttagtttcatcctgccactaggaggctgcgaccatttgaccatgCAAGAAACTCGCTTCCGTCCTAGGCCAGACACGGCACTCAAGGTGTGCAAACCGGGATAAAACCCACCTCGTTCTACCCAAAAAGGGTAGCAACTTATTAACAACATGAAAACACCtaaaattaaaatacaaaaataaaagcaATTAAGCTTAAAACAAAAAGAGCCTAGGGTAAAGGCCCAGGCCCAATCACCAAGCCCATGAAGAAAGCTGCAAGGAGCCCAACACCATCCTCCCGCCTGAATCACCGCCGTTACCACACCACCGTTATCACACCTGCCACTGTCCACTGTCACCTGAGCGCCGTCCAACAGATCGTGCTCAGATCCAACACGGCAAGAAGAGCTCACCGATCTGTCACCTCCAAATCCCGTCCGCCAAGACCCTTTACTCCGATCTGCACACAAATCAGAGGAAGATCCCCATCTGATTCGATCCAGCCGCCAGAAAAGGAATTCGCGCATCCAATCAAGGACGCCCAGCCCCATCCACCATCCTCTGACCCTCCACCGTGACTCCCCGCAAGACCCTAAGATCTCAGACGAGAGAAATCTGGCGCCGACAACCACTCGGCCTCCTCCAATCCGACTTGATGTATTTAGGGAAATCCCGGTGTTGTCCATCAAGGACCCATTGCACCAAAGGAGCAGATGTCCCGTCCGGCTGCACCCTCTACTCGCCGACCAGGCCAGAGGCCAGCGCCAACGAGGCAGGCCGCCGGACGAGGAACGAATGACGACTGAAGAGAAGATTTGGGAtagaaaaccctagagagagaactttttgtttctttctagtTTAGCTTAGTTGCTTCACTTCATAGAGTTGACGTCAATTGTTATCTTGGTCTCTTTttatggttttttgtttttgttttgttacaaTAGACTATATTGCTAGCTTGATTGAGTTCAGGGAAATTGATTCTGATAATAGTCCTCCTGTTGTATTGTAAATTGCACGATTTATTAAGAAATAGAAGGAGGTTCATAAGAGTATCCAAGCTTACAAGGTGAATGGTGTTAAGTCATGGCTATGAACTGAGTTGTAAGTGTCGAAAAAAAAGATATTACTAGTAGATTTGTATTCGAAAAAATTGTGTGGATACAAAAAAAGTGCAAGATTGAAAGTTTTGTGCAAATTTTAGAAggggaggtccaaataccaatttaggaggtatgaatagaacctcccttttttctttggtttctttcttttgtttagaTTGTAGAtaatgttgtaaatattatatatatgtggttgtccactgtaaatactcattagttatgtccttatgatgtaaacactactcctatataaaggggtctaatgagaatgaaacacacacttctacctcctcctatattctatctctctcttattctctagtttataacacgttatcagcacgaatttgctcttatttttctccttcttcttctttgaactccatgatgatccgcaagccttatggtgcaacataGTTGCTCATGACCAAGActaatgatctatgagtttttcttctttctctcctagaTGAACATCAATTATTTTTATGCGATCATTTACATATATTTTATGTATCTTATATATGAGTAATTGTTGAGATTTATATTTCATATACGACAATGAGAACTACATGTTCCATTGCTCAAGATTCGAGCCTCTGACCGAGTAGTCTTAGAACCTATAGTTCTATAGACATCACACAAATGTTTTTCTCGTGTGTTCCCTATGGGAtccattgttcatatttatgaacTCTTCGAAACCTTTGTTTCGTATATGAATGTTTCTATCATTTTTCATATAACATACTGTTCTAATAATTATGGATCTTGATATATCTcgtcttttctctttgtagaaagatgacgcatctaacaaaattggactttgatcctcttaaaatttctggcaagaactatttgatgctgaaattcaccttatggctaaaaactTTGGAAATGCCATCAAAGTTGACAAAAAGTCATATGTGCAAGATCACTCCAAGGCTATGATTTTCTTGCGTCATCATCTTGACAAGAGCCTAAAAGATGAGTGCCTTACGGTGAAAAACCCACTTGAGATTTGGCAAGCATTGGCTAATTGATTTACTCACCAGAAAACTATTGTTCTACCTAGAGCACGATATGAATGGACGCATTTTGCGCCTTCAGAACTTTAACTCTGTCACTAATTTTCAATTCCGCTATGCATCAGATTACCTCCCAACTAAAATTATGGGGATAATCTGTCAGTGAAGATAACAAACTCAATGTCTCTATTTTTTTGTGGACAATGGAAAACATGTTGAAGACATGATCAGCGGCGGTGTTCTTGACACGTCGTCGCTAAATACACTCCAATCGGAGCTCTTAAGACCAACAAGGGTCCAATCAGCACTCCTGCCACCAATATTGCTGGAAAATACGACCCGACCATGACCACTTTCAAGGATTAGGTCACACTCCACATCATAATCGACTCGTCCAGAGTACGTCGCCGACACAGTACTCAACTCTACTCCGTTTTCAGTCTTCATCGTCGATAATTTTCTTCTTCCAGCTCAGGTCTTCGACAATTCTTAGGCCGTcaactttctttttttctttcccatgagttcattttctctctttgtGATTAGTTTGCTTTGTTTTGTGGCGACAATCTGATGATTTCTAAGTAAATGATTCTCTTCAAGCACTGTTTATCTCTTCAGCCACTGTTTATGTTTTTGGGTCCATCTTTTAACGCGTTTTGGTTAATCAAACACTTTAAAATGGGTTGATAATTAAGGATAAGGGCAATGATAGGGACCTCattgaggcctaagatttgtggcctcaattcTAGGTCtcatgccatgtaagcaaatacaaatttttattttcaattccacgtAATATAACTTGCCAAATCTTGCAACACGTAATATAATAACTTACCTTATTATATAGTTTTCGTTTTATATTTTAAGGAGTGAATCAATGATATTAATAAATTTAATTAGGTAACAAAAAATATTGCGTGTTAATAGCAGCCATTAATTATGTATCAATTTAAGGGATATGTTGATCTACAGATTCTTTGACcgatatttttcttcatttaattaaattatttcctataaattttctttccaaatagcattaatacATTGAATTAGGTGATAGGATCTAGACCATCACCATAAGTTGCCTTTGTTAGCCACATTGATCAATGAACCAGTTAGAAGAACCGACACAAGGTTGAGGAAGACTCTGAGTGACCTCGTCCACCCTTTCACAAAGTAGATCAGAAAAAGTTAGGCTAGAGTCCTTGAATATAAAAGATTGGCCCTGTTGATAAAAATACAGACTTTACTACAAGATAAGAAGAGTTAAGAATGAAGATCTAAAAGTGGTAAAATATAAAAAGCGAGTATAGGACTAATGAAGTTTGGTAAGAAGTTCATTAGCTTTATTTATTAAatgattttgaaaaatttaCTTATTACATTCCACGAAACAGTcttattagatttttttttacctcgCGACCAAATCCTAGATGCTTGAGCACCTCGCCGCAAATTCTCACCCAGTCTGACGACACGTCCCCAGGGCACTGTACGGGCCCTTTTCTAGATCGTTGATTCTCCACTTCTGTGGGGTTGGGTTTTTGTTAATCTGAGTAATATTTTTGCTCTAACATGGTGTCAAGGGGAATTTTGCTTGCTAGTGAGGGTGGGAGGATTGGTTCGCTGCGAGGATGGGTTGgcttgatggtggtggtgggaaGATCGGGTTCAACCGCACAGGTTGGAAGGTGGGGTTGGGTTTTTGTTAATCTGAGTACTAGTTTTGCTCTAAGATGGTGTCAACGGGGATTTTGCTGGCTAGTGAGGGTGGGAGGATTGGTTGGCTACGAGGATGGGCAAGTGGGCTAGGTCTCTCTGTCATTTTTTATGGAACGCTTTGATTCAGATTTTGGgctaaattttatttatttttatgtttttctacttctagattgttttttgttttcaagaATCCCCTATCAATGTATTGTAGGGCTATGTGGGCTTTGTCCCGGTCTGCACACTCAGTGTACCTTGTCTAGCCTAATGAGGCAGCTATCCATTTTAAAATGGATTCAACCTTCTGGTGACAAGATGAAACACAGTGTCGCCGGATTTggttccgtgcggcaacatagtatgaaagttgtgctatttgtaattatGCTTCTTCATGTAAGAGTTATCTTTTCATTATGTCATAGCTCTGTTAAAGCAAATGAAGTAGCTAGTAGAGTACTCTTTGCTAATTTGTGCAAGTTAGAATACGTAGATTTAGTGGAGACTCCTTATATTATTTCGGGACATTCCcgtgatgcttattgtaatatgggatctaggctctatgtccccctttagtattctatggtttcattaatcaaaactTGAGGGTAGCTGCCCCAgcattttttcaaaaaaaaaaaaaaaaaaaacaatcttatttaatttcactttttttgggggtttttctaaatgtacctagcaaatatctaagtatacccagcaaatttttTACACCCAGCTAAATCATAGAATCTCTAACTACACCCAGCAAGTTTCCAAtaataccctttttttttttttttataaaaaagaggatcaaagggtttcactcctgcccccatagtttccaataatacccttattttcaattaaacccagcaaaaccTAAATCATTCATGATGATAAACAATAATCACGAAAAAAACCCCTAGTGCTCCACAAAACCCGGAATCGCTTTTTTTCCCGGTCCTCTTCTGTGCCTAGTATTTGCTTTCTAGAGTCTAGTGCTATGTAAGTTAGCTTCTctaattgtacaccaattgaggtctctaggcgattaTAGGGTTGTTATAACAAGAAGCTTAGATAGTTTTGGGGTTTGGGCATTTAGCTAGGTACTGTAATAAGTGAGCGCATTTGTCTACAGTGAGGGTCCCATGTCATTTGCTTGGCAGCTCATGCCAGCTAGAACTGTTGGTATGAGGCAACttgtgatgtatgtgccttctggccatggataagttaatgaaattatctattttctctcaaaaaaattCATGATGATAAACTCCACAGCGAATCCTTCATTCTTCACCCGAAAGATAAGGTATATATGTGGCTGGAAAAATGGGCTAATTCCTAGAAATTTCAGATAGTAAGGCATGCCTTGCATATGTACTCCACCCGAAGAAGAATGAACATGCTAGTGAGGGAACATCTGATGGGCAAACTGGCCAAGAAAACCTTTTTCGTGGCTTAATGATGGCTGGAGCTCCATTGGAGGGTTTTCATCATATGCAGACATAAAAATTTCAGCCACAAACTCTAAATCAAGACATGCAAATGAAGCAATGCTGCTATATAATAATTAAACATGAAAGCTGCAGGCTTGTGATTGGGGACGGAACAGCCATCCTTAATTCTAAAACTAGGCCCTTATATCAGCCTGGTTACATTCCAGCAGCCATAATGGCAACTGATCAGACCAAGTACAAGTGTTACGCTGCCTAATAGCATAACTTGCAAGTTCATTGGCAACTCTATTACATTCCCTTGGGATATAGCCACAAAAGATTGTACTAAAACGCCACATCAGTAGTTTGATCACTTTCCACTAGGTGCCCGTCAATTGCAAGATTCTCCTCATATGTTTGAATTGCTTGTATTATTGCCTGAGCATCCGATTCAAGTTCCAAAGCACTATACCCTTGCTCCAACGCCAATTGTAACCGACATGAGATTGCCAAAATCTCTGCATGTCTAGGAGTAGTGACACCAAAGAGAGGAATGGTTCTTGCCACCGCGATTTCCCCTCTATTGTTTCTAATAACAACCCCGGCACCACCCACTCTGTTATTGGGTACAAATGCACCATCAGTATTCACCTTAACAAACCCTTGTGAAGGAGGTTTCCAGcgtttttgtttctcttttgctCCCCTACCTTTGGATATCATCACTGCTCTAtactcatcatgactactcttTGCCATTTTGTACGAATAGAGCGCATCAAATCTTTTATTCTCAAAGACCCATTTATTTCTATCATGCCAAATTCTCCACATAATAAAAGCAAACAGATCAAGCTCCTCTTGTACAAGTACCCAGCTGGCATGGTCAAAGAATTCCATGACAGAATTTTCCTTCCAAGTAGAAATTATACTACTGAAAGGAGATAAAGCCCACATCATTTTTGCATGCTTACAGTTAAAGAGAGCATGAATACTTCAAAACAAATTTAATAAaacattttgatatattttttaatttcaattcataCCGAGATGATTAATGTGTTCAAAGGTTCAAT
Coding sequences within:
- the LOC133710559 gene encoding squalene monooxygenase SE1-like, with product MVSYEYILGVLLASLLGSVFFMIISTTLGGNKKFKALNGGVKSNGFGNREFQPEMEEEKSTDVVIVGAGVAGAALAYTLAKEGRRVHVIERDLTEPDRIVGELLQPGGYLKLIELGLEDCAIESIDAQKVFGYALYKEGKDTKLTYPLEKYSSDVAGRSFHNGRFIQRMREKTMTLSNVKLEQGSVTTLIEEKGIVKGVIYKNKAGEEMRAYAPLTIVCDGCFSNLRKSLSAPKVESPSCFVGLILENCELPHANHGHVILGDPSPILFYPISSAEVRCLVDVPGTKVPSVASGEMANYLKTVVAPQIPPQLHSAFMAAVEKGNIRTMQNKSMAANPVPTPGAILLGDSFNMRHPLTGGGMTVALSDIVLLRDLLRPLHDLNNASALCSYLESFYTLRKPVSSTINTLAGALYKVFCASPDPARQEMCEACFGYLSLGGICSYGPVSLLSGLNPRPLHLFLHFFAVAIYGVGRLMLPFPSPKRMWLGIRLILSASGIIFPIIKGEGVRQMFFPATVPAYYRSPPVH
- the LOC133711323 gene encoding uncharacterized protein LOC133711323 — encoded protein: MMWALSPFSSIISTWKENSVMEFFDHASWVLVQEELDLFAFIMWRIWHDRNKWVFENKRFDALYSYKMAKSSHDEYRAVMISKGRGAKEKQKRWKPPSQGFVKVNTDGAFVPNNRVGGAGVVIRNNRGEIAVARTIPLFGVTTPRHAEILAISCRLQLALEQGYSALELESDAQAIIQAIQTYEENLAIDGHLVESDQTTDVAF